One Magnolia sinica isolate HGM2019 chromosome 2, MsV1, whole genome shotgun sequence genomic window, tcccataagaaattttgtatattTCAGATAATCGTACGCTTATAAAAGAATAACTTTTTTCCCCTTCTTCCTTTGCAATTGAAATTGCTAGGCTGGGAAAAGGCAGAAAATGAAGTGGTGGCTTTGAAGCAGCAGCTTGAAGCTGCAGCACAAAAGAACTCAGCCCTTGAAGATCGAGTGGGTCACCTTGATGGCGCCCTCAAGGAATGTGTGAGGCAGCTCCGACAGGCAAGGGAGGAGCAAGAACAGAAGATCCATGATGCAATCATAAAGAAGACCCGTGAATGGGAATCTGCCAAGTTCGAGCTTGAGAGCAAGCTCACTGAGCTCCAAACCCAGCTAGAAACATCGAAAGCAGAAGCCAGCGCTGCATCAGTAGATCATGAGCTCCGGCCGAAGCTTGAAGCTGCACAGAAAGAGAACTCAGCTCTCAGGCACGAGCTCCTCACTCAGGCAGAGGAGCTCGAGGTCCAGACTCTGGAGAGGGAGCTGAGTACCCAAGTGGCAGAAACGGCTAGCAAGCAGCATCTGGAGAGTATAAAGAAGGTGGCTAAGCTTGAAGCCGAGTGTCGTAGACTACGAGCTGTGGCCCGGAAGGCATCCCCAGCCAACGATCACAAGCTTGTCACTGCATCCTCAATTTATGTGGAATCGCTCACGGACAGCCAATCTGATAGTGGGGAACGAATGCTTACAATCGAGTCAGATATTCGCAAGATGGGCAGCATGGAGTCAAATGAGTGCGAGCCGAGCTGCTCAGACTCATGGGCATCGGCTCTAATTGCTGAACTCGATCAGTTCAAGAACGACAAGGCTGTCAGTAGGAGCCTCACGTCTGCTTCCATAAACATCGACCTCATGGATGACTTCCTTGAGATGGAGAGACTGGTGGCATTGCCCGAGACAGATAATCGTAGCCGTGGATCAGATGTTGGGCCTGTTCTGGACCAACCCAATAGCCGGATCGGCTCATTGAGGGACGAGCTTGAAGCCATGGTTCAGAAGACTACAGAATTGGAAGAGAAACTACAGAGGATGGAAGACGAGAAGGTGGAATTAGAGATGGCTTTCACTGAAAGTCAAGGTCAGCTTGAGACGTCAAGGAGTCAACTGTTGCTAACTGAGCAGAAGCTGGCAGAGCTGGAAAGGCTGCTGGTTTCAGCTAATGAGTTGAGGCAAGCTGCCGAAGTAGAAGTGGATGCTGTGAATGCAAAGAGAAAGGCAACAGAGTCGCAGCTTGAAGCTTTGGATGCAGAGGTCCAGACACTGCGTGTCAAGGTTGGTTCATTGGAGGTAGAGGTCAAAGAAGAACGGGCATTGTCGGCGGAAATTGCAGTAAAGTGCCAGAATTTGGAGGATGAGCTATCAAGGAAGAAACGTGAAGTCGAGCTTCGGCGGGCCGCCAGCTTGAACGATGAGCTAAAGATAAAACAGGTCTGTGGTTGCTTTATTGTTTTATATTTGATCATCAGTTTCTGCATGCATTCCAAGTAAATTTGAATCAGCATTGCTGTGAATTGCTTTGTTGAATTTTCTTGTTCTTCGGTTTTTTGACACAGTTGAAAATGGAGGTCTCACAAGACACTTGCTCGAAAGaacttgcttctctctctctctctctctctctctctctctctcggcaatGGTAGAGGTGGAACCCACTTTTGGTGATTTAAGCATTGTCCCCATCATGGGGTGGGCCATACCCCAATATATCCCCTGTCAAATGATCATAGCCATCTGATTGGTAGTGTGCTAATCGACTGGAAAAATAAGAGCCAACCGTCCAGATCTAAACAATGTAAAGATCTGGGCGTGGGGCAGGTTGCCTCCCGTCCATGATTGCCACCgtacaaatggtttggatcatcaaaaggtgggccctacatgttcACTTAGTTGGGGCGAGAGAATCTACAGAACACTGCATGTCATTAACAAAtgcatcatcatacatgcattTGGGTAGTGCATTTATGAATACATATGGGAGGTTTAGTTCCACCAAAACAAGTTTATATCTTGagaatgtggtgggcctcaccatctcaATGTGATCTGACTGGTCATGAAGCGTTCATACGTAGTCTAGTTGGTGTGCTGTAAACAGTCTAATTTCCTTTGATTGTGTAAGTTTTATTTTGAGCAATCAATCTCATTTCTCTGCAGGAGAGGGAGCTCGCTGTAGCTGCCGGCAAGCTCGCAGAGTGCCAACAGACAATCGCCTCTCTCGGGCGGCAGTTGAAATCGCTGGCAACCTTAGAGGACTTCTTGCTTGATCCTGACATGCCAGAgctcaatggtggatcacccgtTCCTAGAGGCATCGAGCAAAAGAAATCACGCTCTAATGATACgtacgtttccaaaaatgaagctgagtCATCGAAAACCAATGATGGTGCCGGTGCTTCTCCGAATGGTATAGATACGGATTCAACACCATCGTCATCCTCATCCTCTTCAGCTAATCATGGCCCGGAGAAAAGTAGAAAATCATTTGGTAAACTCTTCTCTCGTAGTAAGAACGGTACTAGTCATATAGAAATTCAGTGAAAAGGAGAAATGAAAATCTTtggttttcatttctttttcttttttttttttttttttttctttttttaaatgtggTAAAAAGAGGGGCGGAAAAACATATGGTATCAGCTGAGTTGCTGATTGATTGGTGGTTAGAGGGTGATTTGTTTTGAGGTGATCTTTGGATTGGTCGGCAGATAGAAAATGAAGATTGGAAAGAAAGTTTGAATATTGAAACTCCACTTGGGTCTAATCTTAGATTAtgttttgggtgtgtttggatgctgttaaattccaattcaagtaaaatggCGATTCATGCAAATGGCAGTTATGCTTGGTTTATCGACTTAGGAGTCTCTCAAAACATATGCTGGCTATTACAGCTGGAGAGGCTTGTCTATGGACTTAGCCATTTTTGGGTCATCTTATATATAAGAGGCTCTTACATTAGTGCGCAGACATCTACGATAATCTTGAGTCTTGTGGAGAGGTGTcgttagagctgtacatgagtcgaaccgagtcaaacttggcacggctcggctcagccagtagctaaccccagctcaaactcggctcggtcctAGAGCCTGACTCGACAaatcggctcggttcggtcagcagctcgggctagttcgagctga contains:
- the LOC131237498 gene encoding filament-like plant protein, whose protein sequence is MDRRSWLWRRKSSEKSPGETESSGSVSSHSERFSDDQEASRASPNHTRSPEVSSNHVGNEVHDNMKNLTEKLSAALSNISAKEDLVKQHAKVAEEAVSGWEKAENEVVALKQQLEAAAQKNSALEDRVGHLDGALKECVRQLRQAREEQEQKIHDAIIKKTREWESAKFELESKLTELQTQLETSKAEASAASVDHELRPKLEAAQKENSALRHELLTQAEELEVQTLERELSTQVAETASKQHLESIKKVAKLEAECRRLRAVARKASPANDHKLVTASSIYVESLTDSQSDSGERMLTIESDIRKMGSMESNECEPSCSDSWASALIAELDQFKNDKAVSRSLTSASINIDLMDDFLEMERLVALPETDNRSRGSDVGPVLDQPNSRIGSLRDELEAMVQKTTELEEKLQRMEDEKVELEMAFTESQGQLETSRSQLLLTEQKLAELERLLVSANELRQAAEVEVDAVNAKRKATESQLEALDAEVQTLRVKVGSLEVEVKEERALSAEIAVKCQNLEDELSRKKREVELRRAASLNDELKIKQERELAVAAGKLAECQQTIASLGRQLKSLATLEDFLLDPDMPELNGGSPVPRGIEQKKSRSNDTYVSKNEAESSKTNDGAGASPNGIDTDSTPSSSSSSSANHGPEKSRKSFGKLFSRSKNGTSHIEIQ